The Lacipirellula parvula genome window below encodes:
- a CDS encoding VWA domain-containing protein, whose translation MIEFVSWQPLVWLVAIAALALTLRYTLVDRPRLLLWASTGLRAAAILFLILALCRPFIGDEGDDAHVLFLVDVSQSVDLKQIPAACDQIDQWIEGLRSGDSWSLFALGNGVREFKTTAELRETIGKWQSGVADDEFRSATQLAESILATRAAFAAGKTSRMVLLTDGQETDGDLADALAQAEEEGIDVRRHPLAGISDAEASVVAIEPSSRQTFYGEVTRIGVTLAANAPIKGNLRLVHKGVAVQQRDVQLTADKQQTVYFDVDMTTPGASVWTAELLPEEDRFVVNNQAACTITVHGRPRVLAIHREPREMRPIARALVEQEIELEVRGEHGLPTSLEEMAAFDCIMLADMPATAMSPRQMQMLKQYVVDLGGGLMMLGSENSFGLGGYYKTPVEEVLPLISRYEKEKEKPSLAMVLVIDKSGSMDGQPIQLARQAAKAAVELLSPRDSIAVVGFDHESQLICEMTSAGDVESVQAAIDSLQAGGGTYMYPAMVEAKEMLEATPAKIRHMICLGDGQTQPADHEALAEEMADEGITVSTVALGAADTQLLASIAEIGRGRFYQTDDPNNVPQIFTKETMQATKSAIKEDLYGSVKTSDHPSLSGYEDSELPFTLGYVMTEAKPTAQMLLAAETGDPLLAIGRYGLGTGFAYTSDLTEKWGGEWLAWDGCGKFWAQMIRSVLRHNESEGVEITERREGDRWTVDVRRTDPSGAPMNGVKWDAALIDAEGLGSDVQMREVGLGRYQASVPVENRQNISLRVRDADHDKMSLLHWHRPYPNEYRLMQETPPALAALPLAATHTVIDELEPVVRQRSIVHYAYFAALACMLGGILLRRV comes from the coding sequence ATGATTGAATTCGTCTCTTGGCAGCCGCTCGTGTGGCTCGTCGCGATCGCGGCGCTGGCGCTCACGTTGCGTTACACGCTCGTCGATCGGCCGCGGCTGTTGCTGTGGGCGTCGACGGGATTGCGGGCCGCTGCGATTTTGTTTTTGATTCTCGCCCTATGCCGGCCGTTCATCGGCGACGAGGGGGATGACGCGCACGTGCTGTTTCTGGTCGACGTGTCGCAGTCGGTCGATCTCAAGCAGATTCCGGCAGCGTGCGATCAGATCGATCAGTGGATCGAAGGCTTGCGGAGCGGTGACAGCTGGTCGTTGTTCGCGCTAGGCAACGGCGTGCGCGAGTTCAAGACAACCGCGGAGTTGCGCGAGACGATCGGCAAGTGGCAGTCGGGCGTCGCGGACGACGAGTTTCGCAGCGCGACGCAATTGGCCGAATCGATTTTGGCGACGCGAGCCGCTTTCGCTGCGGGCAAAACGAGCCGGATGGTGCTGCTGACCGACGGCCAGGAAACCGACGGCGATTTGGCCGACGCGCTCGCCCAGGCGGAAGAGGAGGGGATCGACGTCCGCCGGCATCCACTCGCCGGCATTAGCGATGCCGAAGCGTCGGTGGTGGCGATCGAGCCCTCGTCGCGGCAAACGTTCTACGGCGAAGTGACGCGGATTGGCGTCACGCTCGCGGCGAACGCGCCGATCAAGGGCAACCTGCGTCTTGTTCACAAGGGCGTCGCTGTGCAACAGCGCGACGTGCAACTGACGGCCGACAAGCAGCAGACGGTCTACTTCGACGTCGATATGACGACGCCTGGCGCCAGCGTCTGGACGGCGGAATTGTTGCCCGAGGAAGATCGCTTCGTCGTCAACAATCAGGCGGCTTGCACGATTACGGTGCATGGCCGGCCACGGGTGCTGGCGATTCACCGCGAGCCGCGCGAGATGCGGCCGATTGCTCGCGCGCTCGTCGAGCAAGAGATTGAGCTCGAAGTGCGCGGAGAGCATGGGCTGCCGACGTCGCTGGAGGAGATGGCGGCGTTCGATTGCATCATGCTGGCCGACATGCCGGCGACCGCGATGTCGCCGCGGCAAATGCAAATGCTCAAGCAGTACGTCGTCGACCTCGGTGGCGGACTGATGATGCTCGGCTCGGAGAATAGTTTCGGTTTGGGAGGCTACTACAAGACACCGGTTGAGGAGGTGTTGCCGCTGATTTCGCGTTACGAAAAAGAAAAGGAAAAGCCGTCGCTGGCGATGGTGCTGGTGATTGATAAGTCGGGCTCGATGGATGGCCAGCCGATTCAACTGGCGCGACAGGCGGCGAAAGCGGCGGTCGAACTGCTCAGCCCGCGCGATTCGATTGCGGTCGTCGGGTTTGATCATGAGTCGCAGTTGATCTGCGAAATGACGAGTGCGGGGGACGTAGAATCGGTCCAGGCGGCGATCGACTCGCTGCAAGCGGGCGGCGGCACCTATATGTATCCAGCGATGGTCGAAGCGAAGGAAATGCTCGAAGCGACGCCCGCGAAGATTCGCCACATGATCTGTCTTGGCGACGGCCAGACGCAACCTGCCGACCACGAGGCCCTCGCCGAGGAAATGGCCGACGAGGGGATTACGGTGTCGACAGTCGCCCTCGGCGCCGCCGATACGCAGCTACTCGCATCGATCGCCGAGATTGGCCGCGGCCGCTTCTACCAGACCGACGATCCGAACAACGTGCCGCAGATTTTCACGAAGGAGACGATGCAGGCGACGAAGTCGGCGATCAAGGAAGATCTCTACGGCAGCGTGAAGACGAGCGATCATCCGTCGCTGAGCGGGTATGAAGATTCGGAGTTGCCGTTCACGCTCGGCTATGTGATGACCGAAGCGAAGCCGACCGCGCAGATGTTGCTTGCCGCCGAGACGGGCGACCCGCTGTTGGCGATCGGCCGTTACGGGCTGGGGACGGGCTTTGCCTACACGAGCGATCTCACGGAGAAGTGGGGAGGCGAGTGGCTGGCGTGGGACGGCTGCGGCAAGTTTTGGGCGCAAATGATTCGCAGCGTGCTGCGTCACAACGAAAGCGAAGGGGTCGAGATCACCGAACGCCGCGAAGGGGACCGCTGGACGGTCGACGTTCGTCGCACCGACCCGAGCGGGGCGCCGATGAATGGCGTGAAGTGGGATGCGGCGCTGATCGACGCCGAGGGGCTCGGCAGCGACGTGCAGATGCGCGAAGTCGGCCTCGGCCGGTATCAAGCGAGCGTGCCGGTGGAGAACCGTCAGAACATCTCGCTACGAGTGCGCGACGCCGATCACGACAAGATGTCGCTCCTCCATTGGCATCGGCCCTATCCAAACGAATATCGGCTGATGCAGGAGACGCCGCCCGCGCTTGCCGCTCTGCCGCTGGCGGCGACGCACACGGTGATCGACGAACTGGAGCCGGTGGTGCGGCAGCGGTCGATTGTGCATTACGCCTACTTCGCCGCGCTGGCGTGCATGCTGGGCGGCATCCTGTTGCGGCGGGTGTAG
- a CDS encoding AAA family ATPase — MTTAAVEAEQAAEQFVTTFRRIRDEMGKFIVGQQDIVEHVLLAVVSGGHVLLEGVPGLGKTALVNTLAQALHLKFQRIQFTPDLLPADVVGTQVLVDRGGHKSLEFQPGPVFCNVLLADEINRATPKTQSALLETMQEKSVTVAGKTHRLDLPFFVLATQNPIEQEGTYPLPEAQLDRFFFKLFVELPGHDEFAEILRRTGGTKSPTIDPVATGEEILAMGRTLRETPIDDAVQDHLIRVVRGTHPKSEDAPAEVRKFVRHGASPRGAQAILAASRGRALLAGRFHVSREDVDAVAIPALRHRMILSFEGEAEGVKADDLIEKVIEKVD, encoded by the coding sequence ATGACGACAGCAGCAGTGGAAGCAGAGCAAGCGGCCGAGCAGTTCGTCACGACGTTCCGGCGGATCCGCGACGAGATGGGCAAGTTCATCGTCGGTCAGCAAGACATCGTCGAGCATGTGCTGCTCGCGGTGGTGAGCGGCGGGCACGTGCTGCTCGAAGGCGTCCCGGGGTTAGGGAAGACAGCGCTCGTCAACACGCTGGCGCAGGCGCTCCACTTGAAGTTCCAGCGGATTCAGTTCACCCCGGATCTATTGCCGGCGGATGTCGTGGGGACGCAGGTGCTCGTCGATCGCGGCGGGCACAAGTCGCTGGAGTTCCAGCCGGGCCCGGTCTTCTGCAACGTGCTGTTGGCGGATGAAATTAATCGTGCGACGCCGAAGACGCAGTCCGCCTTGCTCGAAACGATGCAAGAAAAATCAGTGACGGTCGCTGGCAAGACGCATCGGCTCGACTTGCCGTTTTTCGTGCTCGCCACGCAGAACCCGATCGAGCAAGAAGGAACCTACCCGCTGCCGGAAGCGCAGCTCGATCGGTTCTTCTTCAAGTTGTTCGTCGAATTACCGGGGCATGACGAGTTCGCCGAAATCTTGCGGCGGACCGGCGGAACCAAGTCGCCGACGATCGATCCTGTCGCCACGGGCGAAGAGATTTTGGCGATGGGCCGCACGTTGCGCGAGACGCCGATCGACGATGCGGTGCAGGACCACTTGATTCGCGTGGTGCGCGGCACGCACCCGAAGAGCGAAGACGCTCCAGCCGAGGTGCGCAAGTTCGTGCGGCATGGCGCTTCGCCGCGCGGCGCGCAAGCGATTCTCGCCGCGAGCCGCGGCCGAGCGCTGTTAGCAGGACGCTTCCATGTCTCGCGCGAAGACGTCGACGCGGTTGCGATTCCCGCGTTGCGCCATCGGATGATTCTGAGCTTCGAAGGCGAGGCGGAAGGGGTGAAGGCGGACGACCTGATCGAGAAGGTGATTGAGAAGGTCGATTGA
- a CDS encoding DUF58 domain-containing protein, producing MLTDPAFIRRLDSLYLLARKVLGGSLQADRKTRQRGTGITFADYSEYYHGADYRAIDWRVFARFESLVIKLFELEEDATVYLLVDSSRSMNSKYLYARKLAAALGYIALRSLDRLAVYGLADRLNPLLDVCRGGAKTIEFLRALDRAETFGGDTDFTSCARVFQARHRRRGLVIVVSDFLFPGGFEEGLRYLQYHNHEVFCLQVQDEHDVRCDWKGDLELECVETGQRKRVTVTPREARRYEQAVAEWNDGLRACCARTGIGLASTLTDPPFESVIQDILRRGGLVA from the coding sequence ATGCTTACCGATCCCGCCTTCATCCGCCGTCTCGATTCGCTCTACCTGCTCGCGCGGAAGGTGTTGGGCGGTTCGTTGCAGGCCGATCGTAAGACGCGGCAGCGCGGCACCGGGATCACGTTCGCCGATTATTCGGAGTATTACCACGGCGCCGATTATCGCGCGATCGATTGGCGGGTCTTCGCCCGCTTCGAGTCGCTGGTGATCAAGCTCTTCGAACTCGAAGAAGACGCGACGGTTTATCTGCTAGTCGATTCGAGTCGATCGATGAACTCGAAATATCTCTACGCCCGCAAATTGGCGGCGGCGTTGGGGTACATTGCGTTGCGAAGTCTCGATCGGCTGGCCGTTTACGGGCTCGCCGATCGGTTGAATCCGCTGCTCGATGTCTGCCGCGGCGGGGCGAAGACGATCGAGTTTCTGCGAGCGCTTGATCGGGCGGAGACGTTCGGCGGCGACACTGACTTTACTTCTTGTGCGCGTGTGTTTCAGGCCCGCCATCGGCGGCGCGGCTTGGTGATCGTCGTCTCCGACTTCCTTTTCCCCGGAGGATTTGAAGAGGGACTGCGGTACCTGCAGTACCACAATCACGAAGTCTTCTGCCTGCAGGTGCAGGACGAGCATGATGTTCGCTGCGACTGGAAGGGCGACCTCGAACTTGAATGCGTCGAGACCGGCCAGCGGAAACGCGTGACGGTGACGCCGCGCGAGGCGCGGCGCTACGAACAAGCGGTCGCCGAGTGGAACGACGGGCTGCGGGCCTGCTGCGCGCGAACCGGCATCGGGCTGGCATCGACGCTGACTGATCCGCCGTTTGAGTCGGTGATTCAAGACATCCTCCGCCGCGGAGGACTCGTCGCATGA
- a CDS encoding vWA domain-containing protein codes for MSFLQPMMLWSLLAIIPLAAIYFLKVRPQRRPTTAYFLWEKIFQEKRASSLFQRLRDVLSLILMALAAAAVCFALAQPEWNDDRQDLLIVVDNSASMGAGGGGATRLDEAKRLAAGLIEGLNGSQRAAVATIGRNLTYRSHLTDNPRELLNAVEQIETAPETLADSALAELAEAGATSDRRRILLVSDGAYAADRVAKDIELFKVGAAAENIGLVAADVAYLPGGDNRLGVYFQTASTFSEPQECDLTLSHVGDDGQEQLLKVIPLEVTPGVNPPERFTLEDAPAGRWIARIDRDDALAADNVAYLAVRKPKPINVAVESSDRFFLENSVVAFSGDDALLKLVEDGGAVTVGKSISPDASLAVIFQPDGESPWWSELGDEVEVGAPRVLHPEHAALAHVDAATIPFVGARQLTPAPGAHVLVADDSGLPLIYVARRDGRSAIVVNLDPVNAEFYFSAWFPVLVHSAVTHLVGRETPLAASYRPGEKIPTLAASEDAETTLVDAAGKSTAAAGKWRDLPSAAGFCRLKNASGDWDVGASLLSEQESLVDGIKAADSRKPISQGRSPVHWLTLLAIFVLTGESILYHRRKVG; via the coding sequence ATGAGTTTTCTGCAGCCGATGATGTTGTGGTCGCTGCTGGCGATCATTCCGCTGGCGGCGATCTACTTTCTGAAGGTCCGCCCGCAGCGGCGGCCGACGACGGCCTACTTTCTGTGGGAAAAGATCTTCCAGGAGAAGCGGGCGAGCAGCCTCTTCCAACGGCTGCGCGACGTGTTGTCGCTGATCTTGATGGCGCTGGCGGCGGCGGCCGTTTGTTTTGCGCTGGCTCAGCCCGAGTGGAACGATGATCGCCAAGATCTGCTGATTGTCGTCGACAACAGCGCATCGATGGGCGCGGGCGGCGGCGGGGCGACGCGGCTTGACGAAGCGAAGCGGCTGGCGGCGGGGTTGATCGAGGGGCTCAACGGCTCGCAACGCGCGGCGGTGGCGACGATTGGGCGGAATCTTACTTACCGCTCGCATCTCACGGACAACCCGCGCGAGTTGCTCAACGCGGTCGAGCAGATTGAAACGGCGCCGGAGACGCTGGCCGACAGCGCGCTTGCTGAACTGGCCGAGGCGGGGGCTACGAGCGATCGTCGCCGGATCTTGCTCGTGAGCGACGGCGCGTATGCCGCTGATCGAGTGGCGAAGGACATCGAGTTGTTCAAGGTTGGCGCTGCGGCGGAGAACATCGGCCTCGTGGCGGCCGACGTGGCGTACCTGCCGGGGGGCGACAATCGGTTGGGCGTTTACTTCCAAACGGCGTCGACGTTCAGCGAGCCGCAAGAATGCGACCTCACGCTGTCGCACGTCGGCGACGACGGGCAAGAGCAACTGCTGAAGGTGATTCCGCTCGAAGTGACGCCGGGCGTCAATCCGCCGGAACGGTTTACGTTGGAAGACGCTCCGGCAGGCCGGTGGATTGCGCGGATTGATCGCGACGATGCGCTCGCCGCCGACAACGTCGCCTATCTCGCGGTGCGGAAGCCGAAGCCGATCAACGTCGCCGTGGAATCGAGCGATCGATTCTTTCTGGAGAATAGCGTCGTCGCCTTTTCGGGGGATGATGCGCTGTTGAAACTTGTCGAGGATGGCGGCGCGGTGACGGTTGGGAAATCGATTTCTCCCGACGCTTCGCTGGCGGTGATCTTTCAGCCCGACGGAGAGTCGCCCTGGTGGAGCGAACTCGGCGACGAGGTTGAAGTTGGCGCCCCGCGCGTGTTGCATCCCGAGCATGCGGCCCTGGCTCACGTCGATGCGGCGACGATTCCGTTCGTCGGCGCTCGGCAACTGACGCCGGCGCCGGGGGCGCACGTGCTCGTCGCCGACGATTCCGGGCTGCCGCTGATTTACGTTGCCCGCCGCGATGGGCGGTCGGCGATCGTTGTGAATCTCGATCCGGTCAACGCTGAGTTCTACTTCAGCGCTTGGTTCCCCGTGCTAGTTCATTCGGCGGTGACTCACTTGGTCGGCCGCGAAACCCCGCTCGCCGCGAGCTACCGGCCGGGCGAAAAGATCCCGACGCTTGCTGCGTCGGAGGATGCGGAAACGACGCTGGTCGACGCCGCGGGCAAGTCGACGGCGGCAGCGGGCAAGTGGCGCGACTTGCCGTCGGCCGCCGGCTTCTGTCGATTGAAAAACGCCTCGGGCGATTGGGACGTCGGCGCCAGTTTGCTGTCGGAGCAGGAGTCGCTCGTCGATGGAATCAAAGCGGCCGACTCGCGGAAGCCGATTAGCCAGGGCCGTTCGCCGGTTCATTGGCTCACGCTGCTGGCGATCTTCGTACTGACGGGCGAATCGATTCTCTACCATCGGCGAAAGGTGGGCTAA